One window of the Sander lucioperca isolate FBNREF2018 chromosome 5, SLUC_FBN_1.2, whole genome shotgun sequence genome contains the following:
- the LOC116046577 gene encoding T-cell surface glycoprotein CD3 epsilon chain has translation MNSMGVRATLAVLLLFIATVKAAEGGVTFWRETFTMTCPENGKWFREAKESDYIGETYTQNYDTKSKGLYHCEYTDGEGSESKKYYFYVKGKACKNCFELDSYVVGLAIVVDVLGTAFVMMVIYRYTKKKYSAGLSQASKAPARSAGRHQAPSAPPVDYEPLNLHTRAQDAYDVVNRNG, from the exons ATGAACAGCATGGGTGTTCGGGCCACGCTCGCCGTCCTCCTACTGTTCATAGCTACTGTGAAGGCTGCTGAAG GAGGAGTAACATTCTGGAGAGAAACATTCACAATGACCTGTCCTGAAAATGGGAAATGGTTCAGGGAAGCAAAAGAGAGTGATTATATtggagagacatacacacaaaattaTGATACCAAATCCAAGGGCTTATACCACTGTGAATACACTGATGGTGAAGGAAGTGAATCCAAGAAATATTATTTCTACGTGAAGGGGAAGg CGTGTAAAAACTGCTTTGAGCTGGACTCGTATGTGGTTGGGCTGGCCATTGTTGTGGACGTGTTGGGGACAGCATTTGTGATGATGGTCATTTACAGGTACACCAAGAAGAAATACTCAGCTGGACTTAGTCAAGCTTCCAAAG CTCCTGCTCGTTCAGCAGGCCGCCACCAGGCTCCATCTGCCCCACCTGTTGACTATGAG cCACTGAATCTTCACACTCGCGCCCAGGATGCTTATGATGTCGTGAACAGGAATGGATAA